In Tachysurus fulvidraco isolate hzauxx_2018 chromosome 3, HZAU_PFXX_2.0, whole genome shotgun sequence, a single window of DNA contains:
- the LOC113649717 gene encoding piggyBac transposable element-derived protein 3-like, with amino-acid sequence MHRGTGKPCLSQTAKDGTVWVEEDIGTLSAEANRLCFTAQAGPTEFSKRKIRSILQSFLCLIDVGMLQTIRDCTVSQARKTEPDWSLAVHELMAFLSILFVRAIMCPVGALVDCWSESFLVPVIKDTMSRDRFLSIMQNLRFDNKDTQTERLKTDKFAAMSDIWTRFNKNCVESFTPGEHMTIDEQLFPTKVRCPFTQYIATKPDKFGIKFWLATDLETKYVCYASPYLGKDPSRQKGERLADSVVMNLMEPFLDAGRNVTTDNFFTSLSLANRLLERKTTLLGTVNKMRRELPQLAKDPGQQEVFSTSVLRSGRVSLTVYSPKKNKTVRVLSSKHQEVTIGDDRKRKPSTITDYNHMKCGVDVLDQMARMYSVRAATRRWPVAVFYNMLDLAAVNAYVLYKACTGWTGKRRLFLSHLAKELRCRFMQHKEILAQRRAAKLLLLLQILCQGPYRGLSFNPGCLTFKWRSSFEGFVASLESWSQSGVGVWESPVTINPYFW; translated from the exons atgcaccgtggtactgggaagccctgtctgagccagacggcAAAAGACGGCACcgtgtgggtagaggaggacatcGGGACGCTCAGTGCAGAGGCAAATCGCTTGTGCTTCACAGCGCAAGCTGGACCCACAGAGTTttctaag CGTAAAATTAGAAGCATTCTCCAAAGCTTCCTTTGCCTGATAGACGTGGGAATGCTGCAGACCATCAGGGACTGCACGGTCAGTCAAGCCCGCAAAACAGAGCCGGACTGGAGTTTGGCAGTTCATGAACTGATGGCATTCCTTTCAATTCTGTTTGTAAGAGCAATCATGTGTCCCGTTGGTGCCCTTGTGGATTGCTGGTCAGAAAGCTTTCTGGTGCCAGTAATCAAAGACACAATGTCCAGAGATAGATTCCTTTCAATTATGCAAAACCTTCGATTCGATAacaaggacacacagacagaacggTTGAAAACAGACAAATTCGCTGCGATGTCCGACATCTGGACAcgcttcaacaagaactgtgttgagagtttcactccaggagaacacatgaccatagatgaacagctgttccctaccaAGGTTcgttgtccattcacacagtatatcgcaaccaagccagacaaatttgggatcaagttctggttggccacggatttggagaccaaatatgtctgctatgcatctccttacttgggaaaggaCCCCAGTCGTCAGAAGGGAGAGAGGCTGGCAGACAGCGTGGTCATGAATCTGATGGAGCCATTTTTGGATGCCGGGAGAAATGTCACGACGGACAAtttcttcacttcactttcactggCAAACAGACTGCTGGAGCGCAAAACAACGCTACTGGGCACGGTGAATAAAATGCGGCGTGAACTTCCTCAACTTGCAAAAGACCCTGGCCAGCAAGAGGTGTTCTCCACTTCAGTGCTTAGAAGCGGCAGAGTCTCCTTGACCGTTTATTCacctaaaaaaaacaagactgtgCGTGTTCTAAGTTCCAAGCACCAAGAAGTGACGATCGGTGACGACAGAAAGAGGAAACCCAGCACGATAACAGACTATAACCACATGAAG TGTGGTGTAGACGTGTTAGACCAAATGGCGCGGATGTATTCCGTAAGAGCAGCAACACGCAGGTGGCCAGTAGCAGTTTTTTACAATATGCTGGACCTGGCAGCGGTGAATGCCTACGTTTTGTACAAGGCATGTACAGGGTGGACGGGAAAAAGACGATTGTTTCTGAGCCATCTAGCTAAAGAACTTCGTTGCCGATTCATGCAGCACAAGGAAATATTAGCACAGAGGCGGGCCgcgaagctgctgctgctgctgcagatTCTATGCCAGGGACCATACAG GGGCTTGTCTTTTAATCCAGGGTGCTTGACGTTCAAGTGGAGAAGCAGTTTTGAAGGTTTTGTTGCCTCATTAGAGAGCTGGTCGCAGAGCGGGGTTGGTGTGTGGGAGTCACCTGTCACGATAAATCCATATTTCTGGTAG
- the LOC113649776 gene encoding rho guanine nucleotide exchange factor 4 isoform X7 produces MWCSCSCSPSSKEREIFRGGERSEGGGRGTALFLMGFWYDCSLKTQLISDGSVVYAEALWDHVTMDDQELGFKAGDVIEVMDATNKEWWWGRILDSEGWFPASFVRLRVNQDEPMEDYLAQLEEAQEEQSSGVGLLLGPGLPCKEQMRTNVINEIMSTERDYIKHLKDICEGYIKQCRKRMDMFTEEQLCTIFGNIEDIYRFQKKFLKCLEKRFNKEEPHLSEIGSCFLEHQTDFQIYSEYCNNHPNACVQLSKLMKLNKYVFFFEACRLLQKMIDISLDGFLLTPVQKICKYPLQLAELLKYTNPQHRDYKDVEAALNGMKNVARLINERKRRLENVDKIAQWQSAIEDWEGEDILSRSSDLIYSGELTKISPPHAKSQQRMFFLFNHQMVYCKKVQDLLRRDILYYKGRMDMDQMEVLDVEDGKDRELNVSVKNAVKLRSLSGDEVHLLYAKKPEQKQRWLRAFRDEREQVQHDRETGFSITEVQKKQAMLNACKSHPAGKPKAVTRPYYDFLLRQKHPTLPTSLPQQQVFMLAEPKRKSSNFWHNIGRLTPFKK; encoded by the exons ATGTGGTGCTCGTGTTCCTGCTCGCCTTCCAgtaaggagagagagattttcagaggaggagagaggagtgagGGAGGGGGGCGAGGGACAGCTCTATTTCTCATGGGCTTCTGGTATGACTGCAGCCTAAAAACCCAG CTGATCAGCGATGGCAGCGTGGTGTATGCTGAGGCATTATGGGATCACGTCACTATGGACGATCAGGAGCTTGGCTTTAAGGCTGGAGACGTCATCGAAGTAATGGACGCCACGAACAAGGAGTGGTGGTGGGGACGCATCCTGGACAGTGAGGGCTGGTTTCCAGCTAGCTTTGTCAGA TTGCGTGTGAACCAGGATGAGCCGATGGAGGATTACCTGGCACAGCTGGAGGAGGCTCAGGAGGAGCAGAGCTCTGGTGTTGGGCTTCTCCTCGGACCTGGTCTGCCCTGTAAAGAGCAGATGAGGACCAACGTCATCAATGAGATCATGAGCACAGAGAGGGATTACATCAAACACCTGAAGGACATCTGTGAG GGTTACATCAAACAGTGCCGGAAACGCATGGACATGTTCACAGAGGAGCAGCTGTGCACCATCTTTGGAAACATTGAGGACATCTATCGGTTCCAGAAGAAGTTCCTGAAATGTCTAGAGAAGAGGTTCAACAAGGAGGAGCCTCATCTCAGCGAAATTGGCTCTTGCTTTTTAGAgcat CAAACGGATTTCCAGATCTACTCGGAGTACTGTAACAACCACCCGAACGCCTGCGTCCAGCTCTCCAAGCTCATGAAGCTCAACAAGTATGTGTTCTTCTTCGAAGCCTGCCGTCTGTTGCAGAAGATGATCGACATTTCTCTGGACGGTTTCCTTCTCACTCCGGTCCAGAAGATCTGCAAGTACCCACTGCAGCTGGCCGAGTTACTGAAGTACACCAACCCCCAGCACAG GGACTACAAAGATGTGGAGGCAGCTTTAAATGGGATGAAGAACGTGGCCAGGCTGATTAATGAGAGGAAGCGGCGTCTGGAGAACGTGGATAAGATTGCTCAGTGGCAGAGCGCTATCGAGGACTGGGAG GGTGAAGACATCCTCAGCAGGAGCTCGGATCTTATCTACTCTGGAGAGCTCACAAAGATCTCTCCACCTCATGCCAAGAGCCAGCAGCGCatgtttttcctcttcaacCACCAGATGGTCTACTGTAAAAAG GTTCAGGATTTGCTGCGCAGGGACATCCTGTACTACAAGGGCAGGATGGACATGGATCAGATGGAGGTGTTGGATGTGGAGGATGGGAAGGACAGGGAGCTGAACGTGAGCGTGAAGAACGCAGTGAAGCTCCGTTCGCTCAGTGGAGATGAGGTTCATCTCCTGTATGctaaaaaacctgaacagaaaCAGCGCTGGCTCCGAGCCTTCAGAGACGAGAGGGAGCAGGTCCAGCATGACCGAGaaacag GTTTTTCTATCACTGAGGTGCAGAAGAAACAGGCCATGCTCAACGCCTGTAAAAGCCATCCAGCTGGCAAGCCCAAAG CAGTGACCAGGCCCTACTACGACTTCCTGCTGCGGCAGAAACACCCCACGCTCCCCACCAGCCTCCCGCAGCAGCAGGTCTTCATGCTGGCCGAGCCTAAACGCAAGAGCTCCAACTTCTGGCACAACATCGGCCGACTGACACCTTTCAAAAAGTGA